The following are encoded in a window of Vespa crabro chromosome 2, iyVesCrab1.2, whole genome shotgun sequence genomic DNA:
- the LOC124422275 gene encoding putative ammonium transporter 3 encodes MEEDNYERNITNSTIYEYTSSIYNLTQEDSNWIVTSSFIIFTMQTGFGMLESGCVSLKNEVNIMMKNVVDIVLGGLTYWIFGFGMSFGVNRPTNFFVGSGGFLIDPPVGSELMGPICAAFLFQLSFATTSTTIVSGAMAERCNFKAYCLFSFLNTIIYCIPAGWVWGDHGFLKSLGVVDIAGSGPVHLVGGISALACAIMLGPRLGRYDSGIDPLPLGCPVNAIMGLFVLWWGWLAFNSGSTYGVSGQRWQYAARAAVSTMMGSIGGGLVGLGFSLTNPNGIDILSQINGILGALVAITGGCFLYCAWESIIIGMIGGFITCFSMPMLDKIHIDDPVGASATHGASGIWGVIAIGLFADNPYPLDTTSGRSGLFKGGGWYLLGVQCLSVLCLISWSFISSIILLWLIDKILPIRMKEDEELLGADLVEHRIRHVQIGVSRAMSAFDSSTLVDTLNKVHPVGINPGHNLYISKNKRKKYRNLININNLRTKKKSLNSPIHAVTNSATSIKNIPQLAWID; translated from the exons ATGGAAGAAGATAATTATGAACGCAATATTACTAACAGTACTATTTATGAATATACAAGTTCAATTTACAATCTTACTCAAGAAGATAGTAATTGGATAGTTACCagttcttttatcattttcactATGCAAACAG GTTTTGGTATGTTAGAATCAGGATgtgtttctttaaaaaatgaagtcaatataatgatgaaaaatgtGGTAGACATAGTTCTTGGTGGACTAACTTATTGGATATTTGGATTTGGCATGAGTTTTGGTGTAAATAGACCCACTAATTTTTTTGTTGGTAGTGGAGGTTTTTTAATTGATCCACCTGTAGGCAGTGAACTTATGGGTCCCATTTGTGctgcatttttatttcaattaagtTTTGCTACAACATCTACAACTATTGTTAGCGGTGCAATGGCTGAACG ATGTAATTTTAAAGCTTActgccttttctcttttttaaatacaattatatattgtataccaGCTGGGTGGGTATGGGGTGATCAtggatttttaaaatctttgGGTGTGGTTGATATAGCTGGATCAGGGCCAGTACATCTCGTTGGTGGAATTTCAG ctCTTGCATGTGCTATAATGCTTGGACCAAGACTAGGCAGATATGACTCTGGAATAGATCCTTTACCTTTGGGCTGTCCTGTAAATGCTATAATGGGATTGTTCGTACTATG GTGGGGATGGCTAGCATTTAACAGTGGCAGTACATATGGTGTAAGTGGTCAACGTTGGCAATATGCTGCGAGAGCAGCTGTTTCTACAATGATGGGAAGTATAGGTGGTGGTTTAGTTGGCCTTGGATTTAGTTTGACTAATCCAAATGGGATTGATATTTTGAGTCAAATAAATGGAATTCTTGGTGCATTGGTTGCTATTACag GTGGATGTTTTTTGTACTGTGCTTGggaatcaataataatagggaTGATAGGTGGATTTATTACTTGTTTTTCAATGCCGATGTTAGATAAAATACACATTGATGATCCTGTTGGAGCATCTGCTACACATg gaGCAAGTGGAATATGGGGCGTTATAGCTATTGGTTTGTTCGCTGATAATCCATATCCTCTAGACACTACCAGTGGTAGAAGTGGTTTATTCAAGG gtGGAGGTTGGTATCTGTTAGGTGTACAATGTTTATCAGTATTATGCTTGATTAGTTGgagttttatttcttccataATATTACTGTGG ttaattgataaaatcttaccaataagaatgaaagaggaTGAAGAATTACTTGGTGCTGATTTAGTAGAACATAGAATACGACACGTACAG ATTGGAGTGAGCAGAGCAATGTCTGCTTTTGATTCTTCTACATTAGTTGATACTTTAAATAAAGTGCATCCTGTGGGAATAAATCcag gtcataatttatacatttcaAAAAACAAACGTAAAAAGTAtagaaatttgataaatattaataatttacgtactaaaaaaaaatctttgaatTCACCGATACATGCAGTAACAAATTCTGCAacatctataaaaaatataccacAATTAGCATggattgattaa
- the LOC124422276 gene encoding origin recognition complex subunit 4 isoform X1, translating into MSKKKSMAIDFQDNMILLTRKYLKRKIMCPETKFRHHIKERLHVLDLLKRTVEMGESNSALLIGPRGSGKTTLINSVLVELSTLKFFKDNALIVNLHGLVHTDDRIALKDATRQMQLENVVSDKVFGTFAENLSFLLECLKSGDKKHTKPVIFILDEFDLFCAHHNQTLLYNLFDVAQSAQAPICVLGITCRLDVIELLEKRVKSRFSHRQIFLFSGDTSSPEQPASAFDDRLELFQHLLSLPDDENVNRIEQQYDDCTIDPHFGSMWNEYIKSLASNVTMINLLKRMYQIDISERSFRNFLAVAVSTLSEKHQKLEVNDFVEASKIFSQDDKILMLEGLSVLEMCLKQPLQIIAMKHETEIYDGEPLTFESIYNRYIKFTNQNSFIHSVQRPVIMKAFEHIKNLEFIVPVSNTNTRIEKEYQRYKFSLTSQQVMDAVKNYPGLPTEVSQWALSSL; encoded by the exons ATgagtaagaagaaaagtatGGCAATTGATTTCCAAGATAAcatgatattattaacaagaaaatatttaaaacgcAAAATAATGTGTCCTGAAACAAAATTTAGACATCACATTAAAGAACGTTTACACGTGTTGGATTTATTGAAAAGAACAGTTGAAATGGGTGAAAGTAATTCTGCATTACTGATCGGTCCGAGAGGCAGTGGAAAAACTAca CTCATCAACAGTGTCTTAGTAGAATTGTCCACTTTGAAGTTTTTTAAAGACAATGCACTAATAGTAAATCTGCATGGTTTAGTACATACCGATGATCGTATAGCATTAAAAGATGCTACGCGTCAAATGCAATTAGAAAATGTAGTAAGTGATAAAGTCTTTGGCACATTTGCAGAAAATTTAAGTTTCCTATTAGAATGCTTAAAGTCTGGAGACAAAAAACACACTAAGCCAGTCATTTTCATACTAGACGAGTTTGACTTATTCTGTGCGCATCATAATCAGACTCtgttatataatctttttgaTGTTGCTCAGTCTGCACAA gCTCCTATCTGTGTATTGGGTATAACATGTAGATTGGATGTTATAGAACTTCTAGAAAAAAGAGTTAAATCAAGATTTTCACATAggcaaatatttcttttttctggtGACACGTCATCCCCTGAACAACCAGCATCTGCTTTTGATGATCGTTTAGAACTTTTTCAACATCTTCTTAGTTTACCGGATGATGAAAACGTAAATAGAATAGAGCAACAATATGATGATTGTACAATAGATCCACATTTTGGTTCAATGTggaatgaatatattaaaagtttaGCTAGTAATGTTACAATGATaaacttgttaaaaagaaTGTATCAGATTGATATTAGTGAGAGAAGTTTCAGAAATTTTTTAGCAGTTGCTGTTTCAACATTATCCGAGAAACATCAAAAATTAGAAGTAAATGATTTTGTAGAAgcaagtaaaatattttctcaggacgataaaatattaatgctTGAAGGTTTATCCGTACTAGAAATGTGTTTA aaACAACCCTTGCAGATCATAGCAATGAAACATGAAACAGAAATATATGATGGTGAACCATTAACTTTTGAAAGTATCTACAatcgatatattaaatttacaaatcaaaattcttttattcacTCTGTTCAAAGACCAGTTATTATGAAAGCATTTGAACATATTAAg AATTTAGAGTTTATAGTACCTGTAAGTAATACAAATACAAgaatcgaaaaagaatatcAAAGGTATAAGTTTTCTTTGACATCTCAACAAGTAATGGATGCTGTCAAAAATTATCCGGGACTTCCTACAGAAGTCTCCCAATGGGCATTAAGCagtctataa
- the LOC124422276 gene encoding origin recognition complex subunit 4 isoform X2, with protein MSKKKSMAIDFQDNMILLTRKYLKRKIMCPETKFRHHIKERLHVLDLLKRTVEMGESNSALLIGPRGSGKTTLINSVLVELSTLKFFKDNALIVNLHGLVHTDDRIALKDATRQMQLENVVSDKVFGTFAENLSFLLECLKSGDKKHTKPVIFILDEFDLFCAHHNQTLLYNLFDVAQSAQAPICVLGITCRLDVIELLEKRVKSRFSHRQIFLFSGDTSSPEQPASAFDDRLELFQHLLSLPDDENVNRIEQQYDDCTIDPHFGSMWNEYIKSLASNVTMINLLKRMYQIDISERSFRNFLAVAVSTLSEKHQKLEVNDFVEASKIFSQDDKILMLEGLSVLEMCLIIAMKHETEIYDGEPLTFESIYNRYIKFTNQNSFIHSVQRPVIMKAFEHIKNLEFIVPVSNTNTRIEKEYQRYKFSLTSQQVMDAVKNYPGLPTEVSQWALSSL; from the exons ATgagtaagaagaaaagtatGGCAATTGATTTCCAAGATAAcatgatattattaacaagaaaatatttaaaacgcAAAATAATGTGTCCTGAAACAAAATTTAGACATCACATTAAAGAACGTTTACACGTGTTGGATTTATTGAAAAGAACAGTTGAAATGGGTGAAAGTAATTCTGCATTACTGATCGGTCCGAGAGGCAGTGGAAAAACTAca CTCATCAACAGTGTCTTAGTAGAATTGTCCACTTTGAAGTTTTTTAAAGACAATGCACTAATAGTAAATCTGCATGGTTTAGTACATACCGATGATCGTATAGCATTAAAAGATGCTACGCGTCAAATGCAATTAGAAAATGTAGTAAGTGATAAAGTCTTTGGCACATTTGCAGAAAATTTAAGTTTCCTATTAGAATGCTTAAAGTCTGGAGACAAAAAACACACTAAGCCAGTCATTTTCATACTAGACGAGTTTGACTTATTCTGTGCGCATCATAATCAGACTCtgttatataatctttttgaTGTTGCTCAGTCTGCACAA gCTCCTATCTGTGTATTGGGTATAACATGTAGATTGGATGTTATAGAACTTCTAGAAAAAAGAGTTAAATCAAGATTTTCACATAggcaaatatttcttttttctggtGACACGTCATCCCCTGAACAACCAGCATCTGCTTTTGATGATCGTTTAGAACTTTTTCAACATCTTCTTAGTTTACCGGATGATGAAAACGTAAATAGAATAGAGCAACAATATGATGATTGTACAATAGATCCACATTTTGGTTCAATGTggaatgaatatattaaaagtttaGCTAGTAATGTTACAATGATaaacttgttaaaaagaaTGTATCAGATTGATATTAGTGAGAGAAGTTTCAGAAATTTTTTAGCAGTTGCTGTTTCAACATTATCCGAGAAACATCAAAAATTAGAAGTAAATGATTTTGTAGAAgcaagtaaaatattttctcaggacgataaaatattaatgctTGAAGGTTTATCCGTACTAGAAATGTGTTTA ATCATAGCAATGAAACATGAAACAGAAATATATGATGGTGAACCATTAACTTTTGAAAGTATCTACAatcgatatattaaatttacaaatcaaaattcttttattcacTCTGTTCAAAGACCAGTTATTATGAAAGCATTTGAACATATTAAg AATTTAGAGTTTATAGTACCTGTAAGTAATACAAATACAAgaatcgaaaaagaatatcAAAGGTATAAGTTTTCTTTGACATCTCAACAAGTAATGGATGCTGTCAAAAATTATCCGGGACTTCCTACAGAAGTCTCCCAATGGGCATTAAGCagtctataa
- the LOC124422277 gene encoding E3 ubiquitin-protein ligase RNF113A, with protein MTKVVYKTNMEDVQQEADKKNCTFLFKKRKIRNKVSRKRKGLDDNESSEDETTVVKKEKKYDERNPMRQSTNTKRYHHKSVNDDSSEDDSVTVSYKSNRTPMPAGPSDQGATAVLETETEKDKDAQALFEKAQKINEELEGKEDDKIYRGLNNYAQYYKKRDTAAGNASSGMVRKGPIRAPANLRATVRWDYQPDICKDYKETGFCGFGDSCKFLHDRSDYKLGWQLEREAATGEYNNSGDEDDKKYEIDSDEESLPFKCFICRNSFTDPIVTKCKHYFCEKCALEHYKKTTRCYICNVQTNGVFNPAKELIARTKLEEKEKIVEEDSMSDD; from the exons ATGACCAAAGTTGTTTACAAAACAAATATGGAAGACGTGCAGCAAGAGGCAGACAAAAAGAAttgtacttttttatttaaaaaaaggaaaatacgaaataaagtATCAAGAAAGCGTAAAGGACTTGACGACAATG aaAGTAGCGAAGATGAAACTACggtcgttaaaaaagaaaaaaagtacgaTGAACGTAATCCTATGAGACAAAGT ACAAACACAAAGCGATATCATCACAAATCTGTCAATGATGACAGTAGCGAGGATGATAGTGTGACTGTTTCTTATAAAAGCAACAGGACACCTATGCCAGCAGGGCCAAGCGATCAGGGAGCAACTGCCGTTCTGGAAACAGAAACTGAAAAGGACAAGGATGCTCAAGCTTTATTTGAGAAGGCTCAGAAGATTAATgaa GAGcttgaaggaaaagaagatgatAAAATTTACAGAGGTCTTAATAATTATGCacagtattataaaaaaagagatactGCAGCAGGAAATGCATCCAGCGGTATGGTTCGTAAAGGACCAATCCGTGCTCCAGCTAATCTCAGGGCAACTGTTAGATGGGACTATCAACCAGATATCTGcaaagattataaagaaacTGGATTTTGTGGTTTTGGAG acAGTTGTAAATTTCTTCATGATCGTTCCGATTATAAACTTGGATGGCAATTAGAAAGAGAGGCAGCTACTGGAGAATATAACAACAGTGGAGACGAAGATGacaagaaatatgaaatagatagCGATGAAGAATCTTTGCCatttaaatgtttcatttgTAGAAACAGTTTCACCGATCCAATTGTTACAAA ATGTAAACACTATTTCTGTGAAAAGTGTGCTTTAGAACATTATAAGAAGACTACAAGGTGTTACATTTGCAATGTACAGACTAATGGTGTTTTTAATCCAGCTAAAGAGTTAATTGCTCGAACTAAAttagaggaaaaggaaaaaattgtaGAGGAGGATAGTATGTCTGATGattaa